From the genome of Setaria viridis chromosome 1, Setaria_viridis_v4.0, whole genome shotgun sequence:
TCTTATCTCCCGGATCGAAGAAGAAGAGCCTCTCGATTCAATTCGTTGGAGTCAATTTCAAAGAAAGCATCAGATTTGGACATGCATAGACAGATGAGATATCCTTGAATTGCTCCCGAACAGGAACAGCTATGTGCAAGCATGCAGCTAGGTCGTCTCTGGGCGGCTGTGAAGTTACTCCTGTCACTTTCCGATGTTCCTTCCCTGGATCAAGTTGCAAGCTCGATTGCTTCGACATCACTCCTGTCATTGGTTTGGTTTGCTCTGACTTTTTTTGTGCATTTATCGATAAATAATGCAACTAACGACGCATATCAAAATCTCGCCCGCAAGATCACACTGAAATGGATGATGCAGGGTTGTTGAAACGTACTACAACAGCAAACGCTCCATGAAATGGATGATGGAGCACATTAACAACGGTCCTACCCGGCCCCTCCCTACTTATACCACTGTGGACTACAGTGTATCATACCCGCcaggaagatttttttttttacatgtctTCACATTTCATAGGGTGAGCTGGCTTTTATTATGCTTCTTCTAACGAACGCTGTCACCACAAATCGAATAATCGGCCCCAAATTTTTGCATCGCCCGACGAGTGAATTCCAATGGATGGGTGGCACACAAgccaaaccgatggtcagagcAGTAAGTCAGCAGTAAATCAgcgtgcagcggcggcggcaaccctacggcagagcagagcagagcaggcaCCCAGATCAGGATCAGATGCGCTCTCATTTACTGCTGACGAGATTACGATGTCGATGCAGCGGATGCGAGTACGAGGGCAGGGTAGCAGAGCCAACCTCGGAAAGAGGGGACCTAAAAGTCAAAAGGCTCTGAAACACTGCTAGGCTCTGCAGGCACTACCCTgcgctagggttagggtttgcaGGAAACATCCTGAACCTTACCTATTCCCAAGGTAAAAACGGCGATGGATATCCCATGCAGTTGcagcaaggaagaagaaagcgctGAGAGTTGTGCCTCTGGGCCGGCCCGAGGACATCAGAGGGGCCCTCTCGCATCTATCTGTGGGTCGTCCACGCTGGGCCAGTGCAGCAAAATGGGCCGCGTCCGGCCTTGCAAAGATTTACACCGAACAAATTCCTTTTTTGTAAATAAAACACAGAACAAAAATTTATTGGCACTTTGCCTCTGGATTATGCTTGCGCCCGCAAATACTTGCACGATTAATTCTTCATCGCTGCAGGTTACACACATCTATTTCATGGTGGCGGGACGAGGCAGCAGCAGTAGACCTGCATGTCGGGCTTGCCGTTGCAGAAGCCTTTGGGCTGCAGCCCGATCCGGGCGCAGTACGCCACGCAGCGCCTCAGGCTGCACGGCACCATCACCTCGCACTTGGGGTCGTCCTGTGGCTGTATGGTCACCACGTCGTTCCCGGGAGCGTCCCTGGACGCGGAGCAGGCGGCAACAGCAAGCGCTACTACTACCATGGCTGCAACAGGAGCCAAGCGCCTTGACGCTGCCATCTCCTTCCACCGCTCCTTCTCTGATGAATCTGGTTTTCTTTGTTCCCGCTAGTACTTATATATGTACAAAAAAAATACAGGATAGCCTTGTTACCCCAAGCATGGATGCCATTAAATGCGTGCAAAATCTCGAATCCTGTATGCATATCTCACCCATTATTGATTGAAGAGGTGTTTATATGCTGGTACGTTAGAGTATCTGTGTGCATTGATCGCCGTATCGAGAAAGGATCGACGAGATACCGGCAGCAAAAAATACTACTACAAAACAATTATTCATATACTGGAATGGAACAGAAAGATCGTGTCCATTGATTGTGGCCGAAGGACATCTCTAGAACTAGACCACGACGACGTTTTGGACGGATCAGGCGGTCACGACGGGGCAGCAGCAGTAGAACTGGAGGTCGGGCTTGGCGGTGCAGAAGCCCTTCTGATGCAGCCCAGCGTTGATGCAGTACTGCGTGCAGTCCAGCACGTTGCACGGCACCATCACCTCGCACACCGGGTCGGCCCGATCCCTAGACGCGGCatcacaggaggaggaggaaacgaGGAGCGCCACCACCATCGCGATAGCAAACAGCGACGGCGCTCTTCTGGTTGACACCATCACCATTTGGCTGGCGCTGCAATTTGCTCTCCCCAGTCAGTGGTGGTGTTCTTTCTTGGTGAACCCTCTGCTTTAAATATGGCCTTGCTACTGCTGGGTACTGCCATTTTGTTAACAACATGTTAAATGCCTAGATTTGTCTCATGATTCCTCTCCATTTCTACCATCCTTTGGCCCATTGGCGATCGAGGTGTTATATGCAAACCTTAAAAGCCTCATATGTTTTGCATTGATCACTGTGATTTTAGCAACCTGAACGAATGAATACTAGGCACaaataggaaaaaaattaattcGTTCATTTTTACCGGAAAATTTTTTCGTATTTACTCCGCTGAAGCAGGTTCTGAATTGCGTTATTTACGTCACACAGCATGTCAGCACTAATTTccctttttcttaaaaagaaaaatcagacCGTCCTTTCCATTCACCGCGAATCAAAATTTGCAACCAGCTTATCATTTCCAAGATATCATCCTAATGGATTCCGGAAAGAGATTGCATTATGGGGCGCATTGCAACACAAGTAGATCAAACACACAGCTGCAACAAGACGCAAGTTCCCAACGAACCGTCAGAGGCCAATTGCAGCGAGTTTCAATTGAAACATTAAAAAGTTACATATGATACAtcataaataaaaatagaacAGGCGGCCACCTTTCAGCCAGTgttctattcttttttttttccctgagCTACACAAACAGCCTATCAGGATAAATACAACACATCCACAAACTCGCTGCAACAAGCACTTAAACAGCTCAACCATGACAGGCAACCAGCTACTGCTACTACTACTCTTCCTTATTTGCCGGAGTATGAGTACAACACAATTGCCCACGACACCAAGCTCACCCACATTTTATGCCTCGATCGGAGAAATATCAATTACCCGGTAAAGAAAAGCTACCTAGATTCATTATTGTTGTTTTTGTTATTTCCACACCTTGACGGAGTTATCATGGCTTGCAGAAGCTACCATCCCTGTCACTGGTGACTGTGCCAGCGCAGCAATCAGACCTTCATGAGCTTGTACTGTCAGGCTCTGGTTCTTCACCATGTTCCATACCTCGAGAGACTGCATGATCAGAATTTTAGTGAGAATACTTCCAGAGACATGTTAAAGACCCATGCGACCAGAGTACACCTTGACCCTGGAGAAGGGACAAGTGCTACTGCTAACAAAACTTCATTCTAAGATTTGTTGGCAATTTACCACATTTATTTCAGTTTTACCCTTCATCAATTCTATCCTTTATAAGCTAAGATTTCTAGGTAATTTTACCTCATTTGTTCCAGTTTTACCCTTCATCAATTCTATCATTaactaaattttttttccatgtctCGTTTCCCAAGTGCACTTTAGATAGGATTAATTGAGGTCAGGATGATCCTTTCACCTCACCTCCTAAGTTCTTGTGCCCCACACTAAAATGTCAAATGCATTTGTGATCAAAGGGATTAGGAATAAGCTTCCAACAAGTTTTGCAGTACAAACATACAACGATGTACACTTCCTCAAAATGGGTCCTTGGTATCGATGGCTAGGTTCAATAAAGTCACAAAATTACCTGGTAGCCTCCAATAACCAATAGACTGGTATAGCTTGGGTGGAACACACAGGAATGGAACTTGTTGCCATTGGAGCTAAGCTCATGAATGCACTCTCCTGATGATATTGACCAAACCTTAACTAGGTCCTGACTGACGGAGGCAAGATATTCCCCGCTGTTGTCCCAACACACTGACTGCACATCAGTGTTATGACCCTgagaatacaaatcaagtacTTCAGGTTCACATCATATGGAAAACCCCCAATTAGTAAAGCACAGAAAAAGAGAGGAGCTTCATTACTCCAAaacagagaaaaagaaatacaTCTTAATACAGTTATATACCAACAGTATGTTAAGGAATTTGAGATGTGCATGTGCAGGGTTCTAGAGAAGGAAAATGTAGCGCAGGGGAACTTTTCGAACAAAAGAACGAGATGTTATGCTGGGTATTCACAAACAGAACCTGCAGAGTGTATTTTTTCCCATGTGTCTCGATATCAAATATCGAAACCATGTTTTCAGCAGCCGCGGCTAAAAATTGTCCAGCATTAGGTTGAAACCGAACTTGGGCAGTACCACCCTGTACAAGGAAGACAGAGTCGGACAAAACTATGAGTTACTAAATTCATAGATTCTTTCTCCACACACCCATAGGGTAGAAGGAATATCAACAACCTTTATGGCACGCATACACGTAAGCTGGGTCACATTCCAGTACCGGATTTCACCATTGCCATCACAAGAGCACAGAAGATCAGTTTTCTTTGGATGGAAATCTAACGATGTGACCTGGAAGCTATGCCCAGTGAACGTGTGCAGAGAGAATCCAGGCTGCAAAATATATTTTAGCATAAGCAATACTGTACCAAAGGCAAGGCAAGTCAAGTCACACAGATGGCATATTTTACCCATTATATTGGTGCATTGAACTCGGATGTCATAGTAGAAAATAATTTCAAGAATGCAAGATTTCAAGATGTCATTATATTGGTGCATTGAACTCGGATGTCATAGTAGAACATAATttcaagatcaatacaaaaggGGGAAAAGTTATTATTTATATTCCAATTCATTCATGCCATGGTTGGATCTTGTTACCTTTTGTGACATGGGGACAATATGGATTAGTTGTGATTACATTTATGGCATAATTGAAACGTTGCTATAGGAGGTATAATATCCTTAAAACCTATCATGGACAAGTAACTTACATCTGCAGCGTTCCATAGTTTAATAGTTCTATCAAAAGATGATGTTGCCAGGTGATTAGAGTTAGGCCTGAAACGGACATCGGTAATAATACCGCCATGCTCTTCTGACGTATACTGTGTCTGGAAATTTTCCATGTTCCAAAGTACAGCCTATACAACAAAAATAAAGTACACCAGTCTCAGAAACATCAGAGGTTCCCAAAAAAAGTGCCACTTCTGGAACCAAAATCATAATTGCATGGCAGTTTTACCTTCTTTTCATGTCCAGCACTAGCCAAAATCTTGCCATCTGTAGAGAAGTGGCAGCAAACAACTTTGCTGTTGCTTGTGCGCCAACAATTAACCTCACTGAAAGTAAAACCTAGAAACAAAAGGGCCTGTCATTTGATGCTTGCAAAAACAATCAAGAACATCACAGATATTACCTTTCGAAGTGGTTGGATTAGGCTCTGCGGGACTTCTTTTGAGTGCAGCAAAAATATCCCTGGCATCTCCATCGTCATTGGATAAGAAGGATTCAACATTATCATCCAAAGAGCCCACATCACCAAACTGCTCAAGATCATCCTGTCACATACAGCAATCGGGTTACCAATCCATATCATATAAAGATTGTATACATCCAGGGGTATACTTTAAATTAAGAGTAAAAGCTCTAACCATTTGATTTGAAGAGGAGGCAAGTCCAGTTCCATCTGCACCATACATCATTAAATTCTTCGGAACATGGCGCATATTACCAGCCATTCCAAGTCCATCCCCAGGCGTATGTGTGGATGGTGTAGATGGTGGGGAATTGGCTGAAGGACCCACAGTGTTTCCTGTACCGGTACTATTTGCTGGTCCTGATGATGTAGGCTGCTTTCTTTTTCTATTGTTctggaaataataaataattacaGAATAAGGAGCATGTAAGACAAATGGCAAGCATATCAGTTCTTAATAAGAACCGAATTGCAATAACTCATGCAATTGAAGCAAATAAAAGGATAAATATCTGAGTGCTCAGTATTAGTCATCTCAAAAAGTGAAATACTTTTCCAGGGATCATAGAGTATATGCACTCGTTAAAGAAGACAAATTCTATGTTACAGTATGCAAATTTACATATCATGTTCTCCAAACTATCTCCAATGTATGAAAATGGCAACTTTACTCTTTTCCAATTAGAGTAAATACCATTTTGATTTCTTTGGTCAATTTGGCCTCAAATAAATGCAAAAGTGGGGAATATTGCAAAAAGAAATGTGACATGAAGTCCTAACAGTAGACTACTAGAAACATTCGATGTCATGAAGTTTGACTCAGCTGCAGAACCAGGCCTGCAGCATTCCAAACAATCCCCCCAGCTGATCTCAGCAGCTTTAACCATATTGTATATAAAATACAGTGAATATATGCATATTCCTCATGCGTCGCTTCTGTGTGGCATTCCCTGTTGGCATCATTTTCAAGAAAACAAAACTTCCCCCATCAACAATTTCATGTCATTTCAGCATCTTCTTAAGAACCATGGAATTTACGAAGAAGACCATAGTACACTCATGGAACCACCCCCGTTTTGAGAAGAATGGCAGGATGCAAATCATCACTGCACCATCTAGTGTGCTTTTAAGGCTTTCGCAGATAAACATCTTAATTCCATTGGCACTCTATATCTAAGTGTTTCGCAATAAGTTCGAATTTGTTGATAGAAGTGCAGCAGTAGATGCACAAGGGGACAAGCCCACATGTGAGTCAACAACCAAGAATAGAACATGAAATACATAGGTTGGGCGTACTGTCAGTACCTGCTGCATTTGTTGCTGCTGGctctgctgctgttgctgctgctgctgttggttctgctgctgttgttgaAGCTGTTCCTGCGGTTGCTGTGAAGATGTCTGCTGCATGTGGATACCTTTTCAGATATAGGGAGATCCCAACAAACTAGAGCCAGAGAATATACAGATTTAAAAGACAAATTCAATGAAAGCACACATCTAAAGCAATCTGACCTTTATGAGATACTCTTGGTCTGGTCTGACTTTGGGTGAACTGGATTGCATAGGGGAACTAATACACCCATCAGTTCCAGCAGGTTGCCCATCTTTACCATTCAACCCACTCCTGGTCAGCGCTGTAAGTCTACGGGGATCAATATCCCCATAATTAGTTGAGTTGCCAAGGTTCCCTTGTGCTTGGGCCTGTGCTAAgtattgttgctgctgctgtggtgACATAAGTTGGAACTGTGACTGTGTTGAAAGAAATGGCTTCTGCATTTGAGCACCTAGATTCGGCCGCAATTGATCAATTCCCTGTAAGATGGTTGCACGGATATTCAAAGGCGGTCAGATTCCAAATAAAAACATGGGTGTATAAGGTTTTATgtttttgctgctgctgcagagcTTACAGTTAACGGCCAGCCCTTCAATGGTAAACCACTCACACCTTGGTTCAGTCCTGTTGAAAACAGAAGGTATCTCAAAAACAAGGAGCAAAAAGAATGTGAAATATATGATAATCTTGAAATGAATGCTTCACATTATACAAAAGAGTCTCCAatcaatcaaaagaaaaaaaaattgtagctcttTACCAATAACTTGCAAACATATCCATCTGTTACAGCATTATACTGTGGTATGACACAATCTAAGCCGTCAAAGTAAATATAACAACAAAGACTTTTAGTGATAGTAAGATAGTAAGAGGGACATGGTTCAGCAGGCATGTgggaaaaaatattatttgagaAGTGCTAATATTGTTGTTGTTGCATGCAGCCCAAGCAATTAAAATTTGTCCATCAACACCACTTCATATATTGTAAATGCTTGACGATGATGGATAGATTTATCTGGAACAGCAGTTACGTAATATTATAGTTTTGTTTGTACTTTATAATTATATTAGGTAGAAACTAGTGCTTAAAGCTATGTTTGGGGGACCGTGTTGATGTCCAAAATGTCGCTTATTTCATCATTTGTGACTGGTGGGCATATGTACCTGCAGCGATAAAGGCCAGGTGTTCTAAATAAGGTGCTCCTATATCGGAGTGCTAGCTTTAGCGACATAGGTGGAACTCACAACAGACGGGGGAAAGGGCTCACCTGCACCACTCAATCCAGGTTTAGGGTGAATTATTCCCTGTCcatataaggatgatggatccATGGGCAAAGATCTCTGAGGCACTCCCATGTTACCTTCGCCCTTAATATCCTGTTAGAAAGAACACTCAGGTTAGCAGCGCATACATTTAGTTAACTAGTGGAAGAACTTGCAAACTGAATAAACAAGATGGAACCAAGAACCCACAATTGTTTGCTGATTCCGAGCCTGGATTTGCTGAAGAGTGGTAGACACATTTCCAGGAGTCCCCGGAACTAATTGCCTAATTCCACAAAATGGTAAGTTGTGTGAGTACCGCAAACATATCAGTTTTTAgcttaacctttttttttccttttgcaaaaGTGCATAAGAGAAAAATTGGGGGTTGGTGGATCACCCTGCATGGTTTGTTGCAGCTGACTTGAGAAGAGCCATTCTACTAGCATCAAGAAGCTGTGATCCCTCAGAGTCCATTGAATGTGGGTGCTTCAAGCGTTCTTCATACATCTTGGCAGCTAAAACACTAGCTGTTGATGGCCCCAAAATGCCATCAGAGTTTAAAGCGTTTATTGGGCCATTAAGTGAAGGATGGCTAGCATTAGTTCGCTGAAGTTGAGCATGTCTTTGCTGCATAAGTTGCAGTTGCTGCATCTGCATCTGCTGCTGGTGCTCTCTTGCCTTTATTTGTTGTGCCTATATATCCGACAGAGATTTACAACCAGTGAGatcaaaaacaaaaacagaTGCATTGTAATTAAGCAATCCCAAGCTACCTCTAGATATGCCGCTGCAACTTCAGAATGCTTCTCATTCGTCCTTGCTATGAATATATCCCAAAAGACAGACCACCACTCAAAGAGAAACCCTCCAGGAGCATCAATTGCTGCATTGCACTTAACAAGTCAGTATGACATAATGATACTTCAAGTAGGCTACAAAGTCTTAGTCCCAAAGCAAGTTCGGAAGGCTAGAGATGGAACCCAACAAAGGCCATGGAAGAGCATAAAAAATAGGTAATAGAAAGAGTAGCAGTAACTACAAATAGCCTATCTCATGGTTTGGGCACATGGATTGCTAATTTCCAGGCTCTCCTAACCAAACGTCCAACTATAGTTATTTGGGTATATTCATATTCCATCTCTCGAATCTCTCTGTACTGCCTCTTCACATGTAAGGTTTCATCCACTCAAGAACAAGCGACAAAGTAATTATTGAACTATTTGAACCTTCAGGAAAACCTTCAACACGAGCAAGACATAGCATGTTTGAGATAATTTGATTGAATGGCACTGGATAAAATATCAGCAGCATTTAGCAAATCATCAGTAATAGCTTATTGGTGAGTAGGGTCCATACAGATGCATCATGTTTGATGTTATGAATGCTACTCATGCAGCTTCCGCTTTGCATGCATCTGCAATCTGCAATCCATCCATACACTAACACCATGCACTTCACAAGTACAAATGTGAGCTATTATCTAAATCAGTATGCTTCGAGGCCAAAAAAACGAGGGGGGGGGTAGCAGATATAAAATGCACTATTGCGTTTGGAATTCTAAATTTATTGCATTTCAACTAGAGCACTCTTGACAGCACAGCAAAAGGTTAGTTACATCACAGGATGCATCGATTCCCGACTCCATCAAATTCATGTGCATGTTCATGCAAAAATCTCATAGCACGCTGCAAATCCACTCAATAACAATAGCTAATCTACAACCATTGTGTGTCTggataagaaaataaaatcacATGGTTTCTCGCGATGCTATGCACCCCATTTCAGTCTTCACCAGCTCCTCTTTCAGTCTCAAAACCACCATATTACTTTAGAACTTCTCTGCCAAATAGTCCTCAAAACTCTCCAGCCCCCTTCAAATTTTACACCATATAATCCCATTTGGCTGAAAACCAATCTATAGACAACTCAGTAGTATCCCATGCCCTACTTcaccccgcccccccccccccccaaaaaaaaaaaaaaacaaaaaaaaaagaactattCCATACTGGCACTCCTATTTTAAGCTCAAAACTGCCACTCTACTTCAAAATTCGAATTCACGCCCCAGACAATAACTAAACTCTTGTCGCGGTCAAAACGTAACCCAGCACAAATGCGAAAGGGCGAAGGTAACAAAAGCGGAGCGGAGGAGATGATTACCGACTGGATCAGCAGCAACCTTCCCCTCCGCCATGAAGGCCTTCGCTGTCGTCTGCAGGTTCCTCTTCAGCAAATAGTCATAGATATACACGTCGAGCCTGCATCACAAGCACGAGAATCGATCAATTCCAATCGAACGGGAAAAAATCGCAGGAACCAACGGGATGACACATCAAGGTGACTCACATCTTATCCGCTTCCCAATTGCTCTGCGCCATTCTGCATTGGTGGATCCAGCATAGGACATGGGTGCACACCCgataattttgcaaaaaaatctgAGTTAGTAAGTATACATGTATATACTGTAACTATGTCAGATCGAACACAATCACGAATAGCTACAGTAGGGTTTCGGGTGCTCCGTTTCGCGCAGCAGGAAGGGAAGAGAAGAGGCGGGCGTACCTGGTGGGTTCGTCCCTCGTCGCCGGCAAAGGATCCGGCGAAGGGCGAAGACGTGGTTCGTCACAGCCAGGAAAGGAAGCCCGACAGAGAAGAGAAGGTGAACCAGTGGAAGGGGGTGGGGGCGAGAGAAATAGATATGATACGAGGGGTGAACGCGCTTATTGCTCATAATTTTTATCCGATAGTAAGTGATCTCTTTAATATTATTACTATCTTTTTATTTGGATAATAAAATTTCTTGGCCCGTTTTTTCGTTTAAACAATTAAACCATTCTTGATTTTTGAGTATTTAAATGAGATTTTTCTGTGaactttaattttgtttttgcgCTTCTACAAAAGAGATAACAAAgtcaaaaatattttatttttatctaGTAAACATTTTTTATCCACTGGTTCAATTCATCCAACTCAGAATAACTGCAATAAGTAGTcggataaaaaaaaaggaagcgaGCGAGAAGGGATCCATTACCGGAGTGGTGGGGCCGTGGAGGCGTTGAAATTTCTTGGACGAAGTGTGCACACTGCATTGGTGTAAGCTC
Proteins encoded in this window:
- the LOC117841526 gene encoding transcriptional corepressor LEUNIG_HOMOLOG isoform X2 encodes the protein MAQSNWEADKMLDVYIYDYLLKRNLQTTAKAFMAEGKVAADPVAIDAPGGFLFEWWSVFWDIFIARTNEKHSEVAAAYLEAQQIKAREHQQQMQMQQLQLMQQRHAQLQRTNASHPSLNGPINALNSDGILGPSTASVLAAKMYEERLKHPHSMDSEGSQLLDASRMALLKSAATNHAGQLVPGTPGNVSTTLQQIQARNQQTIDIKGEGNMGVPQRSLPMDPSSLYGQGIIHPKPGLSGAGLNQGVSGLPLKGWPLTGIDQLRPNLGAQMQKPFLSTQSQFQLMSPQQQQQYLAQAQAQGNLGNSTNYGDIDPRRLTALTRSGLNGKDGQPAGTDGCISSPMQSSSPKVRPDQEYLIKTSSQQPQEQLQQQQQNQQQQQQQQQSQQQQMQQNNRKRKQPTSSGPANSTGTGNTVGPSANSPPSTPSTHTPGDGLGMAGNMRHVPKNLMMYGADGTGLASSSNQMDDLEQFGDVGSLDDNVESFLSNDDGDARDIFAALKRSPAEPNPTTSKGFTFSEVNCWRTSNSKVVCCHFSTDGKILASAGHEKKAVLWNMENFQTQYTSEEHGGIITDVRFRPNSNHLATSSFDRTIKLWNAADPGFSLHTFTGHSFQVTSLDFHPKKTDLLCSCDGNGEIRYWNVTQLTCMRAIKGGTAQVRFQPNAGQFLAAAAENMVSIFDIETHGKKYTLQGHNTDVQSVCWDNSGEYLASVSQDLVKVWSISSGECIHELSSNGNKFHSCVFHPSYTSLLVIGGYQSLEVWNMVKNQSLTVQAHEGLIAALAQSPVTGMVASASHDNSVKVWK
- the LOC117841526 gene encoding transcriptional corepressor LEUNIG_HOMOLOG isoform X1, with protein sequence MAQSNWEADKMLDVYIYDYLLKRNLQTTAKAFMAEGKVAADPVAIDAPGGFLFEWWSVFWDIFIARTNEKHSEVAAAYLEAQQIKAREHQQQMQMQQLQLMQQRHAQLQRTNASHPSLNGPINALNSDGILGPSTASVLAAKMYEERLKHPHSMDSEGSQLLDASRMALLKSAATNHAGQLVPGTPGNVSTTLQQIQARNQQTIDIKGEGNMGVPQRSLPMDPSSLYGQGIIHPKPGLSGAGLNQGVSGLPLKGWPLTGIDQLRPNLGAQMQKPFLSTQSQFQLMSPQQQQQYLAQAQAQGNLGNSTNYGDIDPRRLTALTRSGLNGKDGQPAGTDGCISSPMQSSSPKVRPDQEYLIKQTSSQQPQEQLQQQQQNQQQQQQQQQSQQQQMQQNNRKRKQPTSSGPANSTGTGNTVGPSANSPPSTPSTHTPGDGLGMAGNMRHVPKNLMMYGADGTGLASSSNQMDDLEQFGDVGSLDDNVESFLSNDDGDARDIFAALKRSPAEPNPTTSKGFTFSEVNCWRTSNSKVVCCHFSTDGKILASAGHEKKAVLWNMENFQTQYTSEEHGGIITDVRFRPNSNHLATSSFDRTIKLWNAADPGFSLHTFTGHSFQVTSLDFHPKKTDLLCSCDGNGEIRYWNVTQLTCMRAIKGGTAQVRFQPNAGQFLAAAAENMVSIFDIETHGKKYTLQGHNTDVQSVCWDNSGEYLASVSQDLVKVWSISSGECIHELSSNGNKFHSCVFHPSYTSLLVIGGYQSLEVWNMVKNQSLTVQAHEGLIAALAQSPVTGMVASASHDNSVKVWK